From Borrelia hispanica CRI, one genomic window encodes:
- a CDS encoding variable large family protein, translated as MVMGCNSGGVKGKGTGGGDGRGLSGAVLEVGRSAENAFYAFLELVSDVLGFKVNTTTKREDVGVYFNNL; from the coding sequence ATGGTGATGGGATGTAATAGTGGGGGAGTAAAGGGAAAAGGGACAGGAGGAGGAGATGGGAGAGGATTAAGTGGAGCAGTGCTGGAAGTAGGGAGAAGTGCAGAGAATGCATTTTATGCATTTTTGGAGTTAGTGTCAGATGTATTGGGATTTAAAGTGAACACAACTACAAAGAGAGAGGATGTAGGAGTATATTTTAATAACCTA